A genome region from Streptomyces xanthophaeus includes the following:
- a CDS encoding nSTAND1 domain-containing NTPase has protein sequence MGDVLGDPDRRPETDRPHGSDDAAMPFPAQLRRLRVQRGLSLADLARQTHYSKGYLSKIETGSKRVTVDVARRCDDVLRAGGELVRMVRETGPRGDGGADGGSGADAGPQVGGECPYRGLPAFTAREARWFFGRERATAELIERVFERIGDGPLMLLGPSGAGKSSLLNAGLVPALRGGGFPMPGSGTWPVLRFTPTAHPLEELLDCAAKALGGDLGVTAGEVRDRPHALLEAVRRRSGPPPADGPDRTPPPPRPVLLVDQFEELFTLCSDEDERRAFVRVLCALAAARREPDGLVPDGLVPDGLEAEGIEAGGIEAGGIEAAGPAPAVVVLGVRADFSGNCLDLPELAPVFTRGLFVLPPMSLAELRESITRPADLAGLTLEPGLFPLLMRDAGLRDDQPDRTPSGVLPLVSHALLATWRQREGATLTVDGYERTGGIQGAIARTAEEVFTRLYPAEQNTLRRVLVRLVHVADGTGATRRRMSRTALMEQLADAGPAAAALDTFVRARLITMDSDTVEITHEALLHAWPRLRGWIRADRAGLLVHQQLAHAAAEWEREGRDPSALHRGTRLESARAWADEHDGRSRLGPLEAAFLRASQDAQDSREQQAGRQVRLRQWTLATLVVLLVLAVGAGGLAYQQRSAALGQERVARSRALALQSAALASGRPEASMLLAGEAYRTSATSEALGALLSTQSQPFVARLGGHGGPVNAVAFGPGNGLLATAGSDGTVLLRRVADRRTIATFTMPGRVRAVAFSPDGSMLAATSTDGPARLWDTAGRGAGAQLPESTAGARAVAFAPDGRSLAVAGADGAIGLWDTTGDHHALASLTGHTGRVNALAYAADGRTLVSAGADRTVRLWDPVEAAPAAVLTGHTDEVLGVAFAPDGRTVATGGVDRTVRLWDVAGRRTTATLTGHSDDVNAVAYTPDGTTVVSAGGDGTTRLWDVAGGRATATLAGHTDYVLGVAVDGAGAMLATAGFDQSVVLWDLRGAVLASRPFTEVWHAAYSPDGKWLATAEADHTVRLWDVAGRRVLATFAGHSETVFSVAFAPDGRTLASAGSDGTIRLWDTAARGRSAVLDGPGGTVFAVAFSPDGRTLASAGSDGAVRLWDVAGRRPLAVLTGHTDFANDVVFSPDGRTLASAGDDLTVRLWDVAGRRPLTVLTGHRGAVRGVAFSPDGRTLASSGNDGTVRLWDARRHRFLAALAGHTGSARGLAFSPDGRTLASSGNDRTVRLWDVAGRRTVATLSGHANAVWGVVFAPDGRTVASSSTDGTVRLWDLDVGARLAAVDKLRASGSAGREGGPAREGALPVWLRRSR, from the coding sequence ATGGGGGATGTCTTGGGGGATCCGGACCGCCGGCCAGAGACCGACCGCCCGCACGGGTCCGACGACGCCGCGATGCCTTTTCCCGCACAACTGAGACGTCTGCGGGTGCAACGTGGCCTGTCCCTCGCGGACCTCGCCCGGCAGACGCATTACAGCAAGGGCTATCTGAGCAAGATCGAGACCGGCTCGAAGCGCGTCACCGTCGACGTCGCGCGACGCTGCGACGACGTGCTGCGGGCCGGGGGTGAACTGGTGCGGATGGTCCGGGAAACGGGGCCGCGCGGCGACGGCGGGGCCGACGGCGGTAGCGGCGCCGACGCCGGTCCGCAGGTCGGCGGCGAGTGCCCCTACCGGGGCCTGCCGGCCTTCACCGCGCGGGAGGCCCGCTGGTTCTTCGGCCGGGAACGGGCGACGGCCGAGCTGATCGAGCGGGTCTTCGAACGGATCGGCGACGGGCCGCTGATGCTGCTCGGCCCGTCGGGCGCGGGCAAGTCCTCCCTGCTGAACGCCGGTCTCGTGCCGGCGCTGCGCGGGGGCGGCTTCCCGATGCCGGGCTCCGGCACCTGGCCCGTGCTGCGGTTCACGCCCACCGCGCACCCGCTGGAGGAACTGCTGGACTGCGCCGCGAAAGCCCTGGGCGGCGATCTCGGCGTCACCGCGGGCGAGGTCCGGGACCGGCCGCACGCGCTGCTCGAAGCCGTCCGGCGGCGCTCGGGCCCACCCCCGGCGGACGGCCCGGACCGGACGCCGCCGCCCCCGCGTCCGGTGCTGCTCGTCGACCAGTTCGAGGAGCTGTTCACGCTGTGCTCCGACGAGGACGAGCGGCGCGCGTTCGTCCGGGTGCTGTGCGCGCTGGCGGCCGCGCGCCGTGAGCCGGACGGCCTCGTACCGGACGGCCTCGTACCGGACGGCCTCGAAGCAGAGGGCATCGAAGCAGGGGGCATCGAAGCAGGGGGCATCGAAGCAGCGGGTCCCGCCCCCGCCGTCGTGGTGCTCGGCGTACGGGCCGACTTCTCCGGGAACTGCCTGGACCTGCCGGAGCTGGCCCCGGTCTTCACCCGCGGGCTGTTCGTCCTGCCCCCGATGTCCCTGGCGGAGCTGCGGGAATCGATCACCCGCCCGGCGGACCTCGCCGGCCTCACCCTCGAACCGGGCCTGTTCCCGCTGCTGATGCGCGATGCCGGACTGCGCGACGACCAGCCCGACCGGACTCCCTCCGGGGTGCTCCCCCTGGTCTCGCACGCCCTGCTGGCCACCTGGCGCCAGCGCGAGGGCGCCACCTTGACCGTCGACGGGTACGAGCGCACGGGTGGCATCCAGGGGGCGATCGCCCGCACCGCCGAGGAGGTGTTCACCCGCCTCTACCCGGCCGAGCAGAACACGCTCCGCCGCGTCCTGGTACGGCTGGTGCACGTCGCCGACGGTACGGGCGCCACACGCCGCCGGATGAGCCGGACCGCCCTGATGGAGCAGCTGGCCGACGCGGGTCCCGCCGCGGCCGCGCTCGACACCTTCGTCCGGGCCCGGCTGATCACCATGGACAGCGACACCGTCGAGATCACCCACGAGGCGCTGCTGCACGCCTGGCCGCGGCTGCGCGGCTGGATCCGCGCCGACCGGGCCGGGCTGCTGGTCCACCAGCAACTGGCCCACGCCGCCGCCGAATGGGAGCGCGAGGGCCGCGATCCGTCGGCGCTGCACCGCGGGACCCGGCTGGAGTCCGCCCGGGCCTGGGCCGACGAGCACGACGGCAGGAGCCGGCTCGGCCCGCTGGAGGCCGCCTTCCTGCGGGCGAGCCAGGACGCGCAGGACAGCCGTGAGCAGCAGGCCGGGCGCCAGGTACGGCTGCGGCAGTGGACGCTGGCCACGCTCGTGGTCCTGCTGGTCCTCGCGGTGGGCGCGGGAGGGCTCGCGTACCAGCAGCGCTCGGCCGCGCTGGGCCAGGAGCGCGTCGCCCGTTCGCGGGCGCTCGCCCTGCAGTCCGCGGCGCTGGCCTCGGGCCGGCCCGAGGCCTCGATGCTGCTCGCCGGGGAGGCGTACCGGACCTCGGCGACGAGCGAGGCCCTCGGGGCGCTGCTGAGCACCCAGTCCCAGCCGTTCGTCGCCCGCCTGGGCGGGCACGGCGGGCCGGTGAACGCGGTGGCCTTCGGCCCGGGCAACGGCCTGCTGGCGACGGCCGGTTCCGACGGGACGGTGCTCCTGCGGCGGGTGGCCGACCGCCGGACGATCGCGACCTTCACCATGCCCGGGCGGGTGCGCGCGGTGGCCTTCAGTCCCGACGGGTCGATGCTCGCGGCCACGTCGACGGACGGTCCGGCGCGGCTGTGGGACACCGCCGGCCGTGGCGCGGGGGCGCAGCTCCCGGAGAGTACAGCGGGCGCCCGGGCGGTCGCCTTCGCGCCCGACGGGCGGAGCCTGGCCGTAGCCGGTGCCGACGGGGCGATCGGGCTGTGGGACACCACCGGGGACCATCACGCCCTCGCGTCCCTCACCGGCCACACCGGGCGGGTGAACGCCCTGGCGTACGCCGCCGACGGCCGGACGCTGGTGTCGGCCGGCGCCGACCGGACCGTGCGGCTGTGGGACCCGGTGGAGGCGGCTCCCGCAGCCGTCCTCACCGGGCACACCGACGAGGTGCTGGGCGTGGCCTTCGCCCCGGACGGCCGTACGGTCGCCACGGGGGGCGTCGACCGCACGGTCCGGCTGTGGGACGTGGCCGGGCGCCGGACGACGGCCACGCTGACCGGGCACAGCGACGATGTCAATGCGGTGGCCTACACGCCGGACGGGACGACGGTCGTCAGCGCGGGCGGCGACGGTACGACCCGGCTGTGGGACGTGGCCGGGGGCCGGGCCACCGCCACGCTCGCGGGCCACACCGACTACGTCCTCGGGGTGGCCGTGGACGGCGCCGGCGCGATGCTGGCCACCGCCGGCTTCGACCAGTCGGTGGTGTTGTGGGACCTGCGGGGCGCGGTTCTGGCCTCGCGGCCGTTCACGGAGGTCTGGCACGCCGCGTACAGCCCTGACGGGAAGTGGCTGGCCACCGCGGAGGCCGATCACACGGTACGGCTGTGGGACGTCGCGGGGCGCCGGGTCCTGGCGACGTTCGCGGGGCACAGCGAGACGGTGTTCTCGGTGGCTTTCGCGCCCGACGGGCGGACCCTGGCCTCGGCCGGCTCCGACGGCACGATCCGGCTCTGGGACACCGCGGCGCGCGGCCGGTCCGCCGTGCTCGACGGCCCGGGCGGGACCGTGTTCGCGGTGGCCTTCTCCCCGGACGGCCGGACCCTGGCGTCGGCCGGTTCCGACGGCGCCGTACGGCTGTGGGACGTGGCGGGGCGCCGCCCGCTCGCCGTCCTCACCGGTCACACGGACTTCGCCAACGATGTGGTGTTCAGCCCCGACGGGCGCACCCTGGCGAGCGCCGGGGACGATCTGACGGTCCGTCTGTGGGACGTGGCGGGGCGCCGCCCGCTCACCGTCCTCACCGGCCACCGGGGCGCGGTGCGCGGTGTGGCGTTCAGCCCGGACGGGCGGACGCTGGCGAGCAGCGGCAACGACGGGACCGTACGGCTGTGGGACGCGCGGCGCCACCGCTTCCTGGCGGCGCTGGCCGGGCACACCGGCTCGGCGCGGGGGCTCGCCTTCTCCCCCGACGGCCGCACGCTCGCGAGCAGCGGCAACGACCGCACGGTCCGGCTGTGGGACGTGGCCGGGCGCCGGACGGTGGCCACGCTGTCCGGCCACGCGAACGCGGTGTGGGGCGTGGTCTTCGCCCCTGACGGGCGGACGGTGGCCAGCAGCAGCACCGACGGCACCGTACGGCTGTGGGACCTGGACGTCGGGGCGCGGCTGGCGGCGGTCGACAAGCTGCGAGCGTCCGGGTCGGCCGGGCGGGAGGGGGGTCCGGCCCGGGAGGGTGCCCTGCCGGTCTGGCTCAGGCGTTCGCGATGA
- a CDS encoding DM13 domain-containing protein: MTRSRRGRLWGGASIAAAVVLAVALYWLQPWKLWQDETVREALPAAAAPSGPGAPAAVPGAPAAPVTVARGTLISHEHSTTGEVELIRLPDGSHTLRLANLDTSNGPDLRVWLTDAPVKEGVAGWRVFDDGKHVSLGKLKGNKGDQNYPVPADVNVAELTSVTIWCDRFDVSFGAASLAAV, translated from the coding sequence GTGACACGGAGCAGGCGCGGACGGCTGTGGGGCGGGGCATCGATCGCGGCGGCGGTGGTGCTGGCGGTGGCGCTGTACTGGCTGCAGCCGTGGAAGCTGTGGCAGGACGAGACCGTGCGCGAGGCGCTCCCGGCCGCCGCCGCGCCGTCGGGACCGGGCGCGCCCGCGGCCGTACCGGGTGCCCCGGCCGCCCCGGTGACCGTGGCCCGCGGGACGCTCATCAGCCACGAGCACAGCACCACCGGCGAGGTGGAACTCATCCGGCTCCCCGACGGGTCCCACACGCTGCGGCTGGCGAACCTCGACACCAGCAACGGTCCGGACCTGCGCGTGTGGCTGACCGACGCCCCGGTGAAGGAGGGCGTGGCGGGCTGGCGCGTCTTCGACGACGGCAAGCACGTGAGCCTCGGCAAGCTCAAGGGCAACAAGGGGGACCAGAACTACCCGGTGCCCGCCGACGTGAACGTCGCCGAGCTCACCAGCGTCACCATCTGGTGCGACCGCTTCGACGTCTCCTTCGGAGCGGCGAGCCTCGCCGCCGTGTGA
- a CDS encoding right-handed parallel beta-helix repeat-containing protein, translating into MAAGLGVLAPTAAAEAGRRVHPGDSIQDAVNYARPGDIITVMPGTYYENVLITKRLTLRGFGARTVIKPPVTAAAPVTPVAPVAPPAPGASAAPVAPGAATAPGAATAPTAATAPSGRALACSQADTGICVMGTAERPVVDVDIRSLTVSGFKRNGIWASYTDRLSVQRVIAEKNGTWGIAQERSTRGLFRDNTARDNVESGLFIANTVDREGGATDTLGAVVRRNTLTGNRIGVTVRRVRNLSVYGNTLTGNCGGIFVVGDEGEPGAGDMTIRNNRIHENNKFCKGNSRLPDIQGVGIVLTGAEETVVRSNDIRGNVGASPLSGGILLFKSFVGATNTDNVIRDNVVRDNKPADLANQGTGTGNQFVNNRCASSVPAGMC; encoded by the coding sequence ATGGCAGCAGGTCTCGGCGTGCTCGCGCCGACCGCCGCCGCCGAGGCCGGACGCAGAGTGCACCCGGGCGACTCGATCCAGGACGCGGTGAACTACGCCAGGCCGGGCGACATCATCACCGTGATGCCCGGCACCTACTACGAGAACGTGCTGATCACCAAGCGGCTCACCCTGCGCGGCTTCGGTGCCCGCACGGTGATCAAGCCGCCGGTCACGGCCGCCGCGCCGGTCACGCCGGTCGCCCCCGTGGCGCCCCCGGCCCCCGGCGCGTCGGCGGCGCCGGTGGCACCCGGAGCGGCCACGGCACCCGGAGCGGCCACGGCGCCGACCGCGGCCACGGCGCCGTCCGGCCGGGCGCTCGCCTGCTCGCAGGCCGACACCGGAATCTGCGTCATGGGGACGGCGGAGCGGCCCGTCGTCGACGTGGACATCCGGTCGCTGACCGTCTCGGGCTTCAAGCGCAACGGCATCTGGGCCTCCTACACCGACCGGCTGAGCGTCCAGCGGGTGATCGCCGAGAAGAACGGCACCTGGGGCATCGCCCAGGAGCGTTCCACCCGCGGGCTCTTCCGCGACAACACCGCCCGCGACAACGTCGAGTCGGGCCTCTTCATCGCCAACACCGTCGACCGGGAGGGCGGTGCCACCGACACCCTGGGCGCCGTGGTCCGCAGGAACACGCTGACCGGCAACCGGATCGGCGTCACCGTCCGGCGCGTCCGGAACCTCTCCGTCTACGGCAACACCCTCACCGGCAACTGCGGTGGCATCTTCGTCGTCGGCGACGAGGGCGAGCCCGGCGCCGGGGACATGACCATCCGCAACAACCGGATCCACGAGAACAACAAGTTCTGCAAGGGCAACAGCCGCCTCCCCGACATCCAGGGCGTCGGCATCGTCCTCACCGGGGCCGAGGAAACGGTCGTGCGTTCGAACGACATCCGCGGCAACGTCGGAGCCTCCCCGCTGTCGGGCGGAATCCTGCTGTTCAAGAGCTTCGTGGGCGCGACGAACACCGACAACGTCATCCGGGACAACGTGGTGCGTGACAACAAGCCGGCGGACCTGGCCAACCAGGGGACCGGCACCGGCAACCAGTTCGTCAACAACCGGTGCGCATCCTCCGTACCGGCCGGGATGTGCTGA
- a CDS encoding methyltransferase, giving the protein MTTVSPTPTPIPSPQHTPQPAMRLRELVFGAACAAAVRAAARLAVADALGEAPATAAELAVAVDSEPLPLQRLLRALSCYGIFAETEDGKFVHTEMSRLLREDDPHSLRYIALWCTEPWTWQAWPRLDDAVRSGGSVFHELYGKGFFDYLHQDAHESAHVFNRAMTTSSMQSALDVAELLDLTGISVVADIGGGQGHVLASLLEKHPTVRGVLLDLPGVAAKADPRLREDGPLAARADIVPGDCREAIPVDADMYIIKNILEWDDDSTRRTLRNVVEAARPGSRVVIIENLVDDTPSMKFTTAMDLLLLLNVGGAKHTKASLCARMEDAGLVIGEIRPVNAYLHAFECTVPG; this is encoded by the coding sequence ATGACCACGGTAAGTCCCACCCCGACCCCGATCCCGTCCCCCCAGCACACCCCCCAGCCGGCCATGCGCCTGCGGGAGCTCGTCTTCGGCGCGGCCTGCGCCGCCGCCGTACGGGCCGCGGCCCGCCTCGCGGTGGCCGACGCCCTCGGCGAGGCGCCCGCCACCGCCGCCGAACTCGCGGTGGCGGTCGACTCCGAGCCGCTGCCCCTGCAGCGGCTGCTCCGTGCCCTGTCCTGCTACGGGATCTTCGCGGAGACGGAGGACGGGAAGTTCGTCCACACGGAGATGTCGCGGCTGCTGCGCGAGGACGACCCGCACAGCCTGCGCTACATCGCCCTGTGGTGCACGGAGCCCTGGACCTGGCAGGCCTGGCCGCGGCTCGACGACGCCGTCCGGTCCGGCGGCAGCGTCTTCCACGAGCTGTACGGCAAGGGGTTCTTCGACTACCTGCACCAGGACGCGCACGAGTCGGCCCACGTGTTCAACCGCGCCATGACCACCTCCAGCATGCAGTCGGCGCTGGACGTCGCGGAGCTCCTCGACCTCACCGGGATCTCGGTCGTCGCGGACATCGGCGGCGGCCAGGGCCACGTACTGGCGAGCCTGCTGGAGAAGCACCCGACCGTACGAGGCGTCCTGCTCGACCTGCCGGGCGTGGCGGCGAAGGCGGATCCGCGGCTGCGGGAGGACGGACCGCTCGCCGCACGGGCCGACATCGTCCCCGGGGACTGCCGTGAGGCCATCCCCGTCGACGCCGACATGTACATCATCAAGAACATCCTGGAGTGGGACGACGACAGCACCCGCAGGACCCTGCGCAACGTCGTCGAGGCGGCCCGCCCCGGATCCAGGGTCGTCATCATCGAGAACCTGGTCGACGACACCCCGTCGATGAAGTTCACCACGGCCATGGACCTGCTGCTGCTGCTGAACGTCGGCGGAGCGAAGCACACCAAGGCGAGCCTGTGCGCCCGCATGGAGGACGCCGGACTGGTGATCGGCGAGATCCGGCCGGTCAACGCGTACCTGCACGCGTTCGAGTGCACCGTGCCCGGGTGA
- a CDS encoding acyl carrier protein: protein MTARLTMEELAALMKKGAGVTVDPAAMASRPDSGFDEWGLDSLGLLGIVGELENRHSKPLPADADRCKSPREFLDLVNAALAA from the coding sequence ATGACCGCTCGACTGACCATGGAAGAACTGGCCGCCCTGATGAAGAAGGGGGCCGGCGTCACCGTCGACCCCGCGGCGATGGCGAGCCGCCCCGACTCGGGCTTCGACGAGTGGGGGCTCGACTCCCTGGGACTCCTCGGCATCGTCGGTGAGCTGGAGAACCGGCACAGCAAGCCGCTGCCCGCCGACGCGGACCGGTGCAAGTCGCCGCGCGAGTTCCTCGACCTCGTCAACGCCGCCCTGGCGGCCTGA
- a CDS encoding SchA/CurD-like domain-containing protein, which translates to MTTLSERISQSAFDGSRLRVVLLLDLYDGAQNQFLEVYEHLREQVSSVPGHIRDELCQSIENPSQWLITSEWESAPRFLAWVNSEEHVASVQPLHGCVRDTRSLRFSVLHVTGKGPDPGSPSPTGPPSAASSPDAADTARGSLRVAPRRGDGVVRHALTFTVKPGSEPVVAELLAGYTSPQAQVDESTRLRRTSLFMHGNRVVRAVEVEGDLLAALRHVSQQPEVRALEEAINPYLEQDRDLSDPGSARMFFTRAALPAVHHVAAGGREPADVSRHALFYPAKDGCGMALARLLAGQDEAAVDDPTSPIEGSTVFQRDDIVVRLLDLRGPLDARPALALGVEGGHKAAVLARLLDSAKDGVPTTDQEISRFLARSEMRLITDRRAPVQA; encoded by the coding sequence ATGACAACCTTGTCGGAACGGATATCCCAGTCCGCCTTCGACGGCTCGAGGCTTCGGGTCGTGCTGCTGCTGGATCTGTACGACGGTGCGCAGAATCAGTTCCTGGAGGTGTACGAACATCTCCGCGAGCAGGTGTCCTCCGTCCCCGGACACATCCGCGACGAGTTGTGCCAGTCGATCGAGAATCCGTCGCAGTGGCTCATCACCAGCGAATGGGAGAGCGCGCCGCGGTTCTTGGCCTGGGTCAACAGCGAGGAACACGTCGCGTCGGTGCAGCCGCTCCACGGCTGCGTACGGGACACCCGCTCGCTGCGTTTCAGCGTGCTGCACGTGACCGGCAAGGGGCCGGACCCCGGCTCCCCCTCCCCCACCGGCCCGCCCTCCGCCGCGTCTTCACCGGACGCCGCGGACACCGCCCGGGGTAGCCTCCGGGTCGCTCCGCGGCGCGGTGACGGCGTGGTCCGCCACGCGCTCACCTTCACCGTCAAGCCCGGCAGCGAGCCGGTGGTGGCGGAGCTCCTGGCCGGGTACACCTCCCCGCAGGCCCAGGTCGACGAGAGCACCCGGCTCCGCCGGACCTCGCTGTTCATGCACGGCAACCGTGTCGTGCGGGCGGTCGAGGTCGAGGGCGACCTCCTCGCGGCCCTGCGCCACGTGTCCCAGCAGCCCGAGGTACGGGCGCTGGAGGAGGCCATCAACCCGTACCTGGAACAGGACCGGGATCTCAGCGACCCCGGATCGGCCCGGATGTTCTTCACCCGTGCGGCGCTCCCGGCGGTGCACCATGTGGCGGCAGGCGGCCGCGAGCCCGCGGACGTCAGCCGGCACGCCCTCTTCTATCCCGCGAAGGACGGGTGCGGCATGGCGCTCGCCCGGCTGCTCGCCGGGCAGGACGAGGCGGCCGTGGACGACCCGACGAGCCCCATCGAGGGCAGCACCGTCTTCCAGCGCGACGACATCGTCGTGCGCCTCCTCGACCTGCGCGGCCCGCTCGACGCGCGCCCCGCACTGGCCCTCGGCGTCGAGGGCGGCCACAAAGCTGCTGTGCTCGCCCGGCTGCTCGACAGCGCCAAGGACGGCGTCCCCACCACAGACCAGGAGATCTCACGCTTCCTCGCGCGCTCTGAAATGCGCCTGATCACCGACCGGCGTGCGCCGGTCCAAGCCTGA
- a CDS encoding FAD-dependent oxidoreductase, with amino-acid sequence MNERGNRARTGHGRPMKENVDHHVPVLIVGGSLVGLCTSLFLGRHGIRHMVVEKHAGTSMHPRGRGINVRTMELFRVARVEDRIREAASVLADNHGIMQGGSLTGDDQEWLFEEIDPGGALARFSPAAWCLCSQNDIEPVLMSVTPSLGADLRFSTELLSFDQDPGGVTAIVKNRETGEHSTVRADYLVAADGPRSPVREALRIGQSGSGDLFHNVSITFRSQMLPHVVGDRRFIVCYLTKPDADGALLPVDNGERWVFHAPWHPDRGETLEDFTDERCVEHIRRAVGAPDLDVEVTGKAPWHAAERVAERYAVGRVFLAGDSAHEMSPTGAFGSNTGIQDAHNIAWKLAAVLDGSAGPGLLQTYEAERLPVARATSERASARSAEHSHPGYEPDPEPASASGAAPAPAAGPDSAPGGGGGGGRQGGVLSVAMGYRYNRGAVLGADPDRPVVPERMRLCGDPGSRAPHMWLCGAGDPEPKSTVDLYERSFVLLCSEGAPWRAAGRSVAEQLGLPLDVYAIGTGPDADLIPANGGDWTEVHGTTEEGAILVRPDGFVAWRSAQAVADPAAVLHEVLTTLLDRS; translated from the coding sequence GTGAACGAGCGAGGGAACCGGGCTCGTACAGGGCATGGAAGACCCATGAAGGAAAACGTCGACCACCACGTCCCGGTCCTCATCGTGGGCGGCTCGCTGGTGGGTCTGTGCACCTCGCTCTTCCTCGGCCGGCATGGCATCAGACACATGGTGGTCGAGAAGCACGCGGGTACCTCGATGCACCCACGCGGACGCGGTATCAACGTACGGACGATGGAACTGTTCCGGGTCGCCCGTGTCGAGGACCGGATCCGTGAGGCCGCCTCGGTCCTGGCGGACAACCACGGCATCATGCAGGGCGGCTCGCTGACCGGTGACGACCAGGAGTGGCTCTTCGAGGAAATCGACCCGGGTGGCGCGCTCGCGCGCTTCAGTCCGGCGGCATGGTGTCTGTGCAGCCAGAACGACATCGAACCGGTCCTGATGTCCGTGACCCCCTCACTCGGAGCCGACCTGCGGTTCTCCACCGAACTCCTCTCCTTCGACCAGGACCCGGGCGGGGTCACCGCGATCGTGAAGAACCGGGAGACCGGGGAGCACAGCACGGTGCGCGCGGACTACCTTGTCGCCGCCGACGGGCCGCGCAGCCCCGTCCGGGAGGCGCTCCGGATCGGCCAGAGCGGCTCCGGGGACCTGTTCCACAACGTGAGCATCACCTTCCGGTCGCAGATGCTGCCCCACGTGGTCGGCGACCGGCGTTTCATCGTGTGCTACCTGACCAAGCCCGATGCCGACGGGGCCCTGCTGCCGGTGGACAACGGCGAGCGGTGGGTCTTCCACGCGCCCTGGCACCCGGACCGGGGCGAGACATTGGAGGACTTCACCGACGAGCGCTGCGTGGAGCACATCCGCCGGGCCGTCGGCGCCCCCGACCTGGACGTCGAGGTCACCGGGAAGGCCCCGTGGCACGCCGCCGAGCGGGTCGCCGAGCGGTACGCGGTCGGCCGGGTCTTCCTGGCCGGTGACTCCGCCCACGAGATGTCCCCCACCGGGGCGTTCGGCTCGAACACCGGCATCCAGGACGCCCACAACATCGCCTGGAAGCTCGCCGCGGTGCTGGACGGTTCGGCCGGCCCGGGGCTGCTGCAGACCTACGAGGCCGAGCGGTTGCCGGTGGCCCGGGCGACGAGCGAGCGCGCTTCGGCACGTTCGGCGGAGCACAGCCACCCGGGGTACGAGCCCGACCCCGAGCCCGCGTCCGCCTCCGGGGCCGCACCCGCGCCCGCGGCCGGGCCGGACTCCGCGCCGGGCGGTGGCGGTGGCGGCGGCCGGCAGGGCGGGGTCCTCTCCGTGGCCATGGGCTACCGCTACAACCGGGGCGCGGTGCTGGGAGCCGATCCGGACCGGCCCGTCGTACCCGAGCGGATGCGGCTCTGCGGAGATCCGGGCAGCCGCGCACCGCACATGTGGCTCTGCGGTGCGGGGGATCCGGAGCCGAAGTCCACCGTGGACCTCTACGAGCGTTCCTTCGTCCTGCTGTGCTCCGAGGGTGCGCCGTGGCGTGCCGCGGGGCGGTCCGTCGCCGAACAGCTGGGCCTGCCCCTGGACGTGTACGCGATCGGCACCGGCCCGGATGCCGACCTCATCCCGGCGAACGGCGGCGACTGGACCGAGGTGCACGGCACGACCGAGGAGGGTGCGATCCTCGTCCGCCCGGACGGTTTCGTGGCCTGGCGCTCGGCGCAGGCGGTGGCGGATCCGGCAGCGGTCCTCCACGAGGTCCTGACCACGCTGCTGGACCGGTCCTGA